In Bacillus sp. S3, the sequence CCATGTTGAAGCATTTATAGCAGCCATAAATACAGCTGAACTTTGTGGGTCAAATAAAATCTTCTTTAATTCCTGAATATCTTCTAGAATAAAATCAAATAAATCTGATCCTGATTTCGTTTGGATGTTTTGTTTTAATTCCTCAATGGATGTTTGGCTACGCTTAATCAAATCAGAAACAATTGATGGATTGTTTTCGATTTGTGCCAGCATATCTGTATTGCCTCTGCTGGGACTCGGTGCTTTATTATCACTTGGTAACGGTTTTTTAAAATCTCCTCGCTTAAGTGTGTTCATAAGTGCGTCTTTCATGAGCGGATCGTGTTGTCCCATGGCATTTAATAAAATGTTTCTACTGACAGGTGAAGCCAGTTGTTGTGTGACATCCACAAACAACCTTCCACCAGCTTTCCTCATTGGTGCAGGAGTAGTTAACAGGTAAAAAGACAATCCCAATGGTTTAATGGGGTCTGTCATCATCTGCTGATGGCCGACAGATATAAAGACGCGGTTTTCTTGATCATTCGCTTCAGGGATGGGAAAAAGAGTCGTGACTGGTCGGCTTTGGAGAATATAAAAGATATCATCAACCAAACACCATTCGATATCTTGCGGACAACCAAAATTAGCTTCGATCTGTCTTCCAATGCGTGCCAATTGTAAAATTTGCTGGTCAGTAAGTGTTTGAATCTTTTGCCGATCATGATCGATTGGCACGGTCTCTGTACCGCCTTCTTTTCGTGCATTGATAACTAATTTTTTGGTTGCTATCATTTTTTCCACGATTTTATCTTCCTGAACTTTATAACAATCGGCAGATACCAAGCCAGAGACCAGTGCCTCTCCAAGTCCAAAACTCGCATCGATTGATAGCAGCTTTCGATTAGAGGTAATCGGATCAGCGGTAAATAATATCCCTGAAGCCTGTGGGAAAACCATCCTTTGAACGATAACGGATAAATAAACTTGACTGTGGTCAAATCCATTTTGCATACGGTAGATTACCGCCCGATCCGTAAATAGGGAAGCCCAACATTTGCGGATATGCTGTAAGATTGCTTCTTTGCCGATGATATTTAAATAGGTGTCATGTTGACCAGCAAAAGAGGCATTCGGTAAATCCTCAGCAGTCGCACTAGAACGCACGGCATAAGCATGTTCCTCGCCAAATCGGGAGAGATAATGAGTAACTGCGCTTGCAACATCGGAAGGAATTTCTACTTCCATAAGGATTTGTCGAATCTTCCTGCTGATTTCTCCAATTTCTTCTCGATCTTCCACTTCTAGCATAGTAAGCCGATCCAACAATGCATGATACGTCTTGTTTTGTTCGATGGATTTTTGATATCCCACTGTTGTTACACAAAATCCTTCTGGTACTTGAATTCCTTCAATTTTTGATAATTCCCCTAAATTTAACCCTTTCCCGCCAACGAGCGAAACCTGCGCTTTGTCCATTTCCTGAAAACCGAGAGCCAAAGAACTCATTCTACATCTCTCCTTACCATGAATG encodes:
- the ppsA gene encoding phosphoenolpyruvate synthase produces the protein MSSLALGFQEMDKAQVSLVGGKGLNLGELSKIEGIQVPEGFCVTTVGYQKSIEQNKTYHALLDRLTMLEVEDREEIGEISRKIRQILMEVEIPSDVASAVTHYLSRFGEEHAYAVRSSATAEDLPNASFAGQHDTYLNIIGKEAILQHIRKCWASLFTDRAVIYRMQNGFDHSQVYLSVIVQRMVFPQASGILFTADPITSNRKLLSIDASFGLGEALVSGLVSADCYKVQEDKIVEKMIATKKLVINARKEGGTETVPIDHDRQKIQTLTDQQILQLARIGRQIEANFGCPQDIEWCLVDDIFYILQSRPVTTLFPIPEANDQENRVFISVGHQQMMTDPIKPLGLSFYLLTTPAPMRKAGGRLFVDVTQQLASPVSRNILLNAMGQHDPLMKDALMNTLKRGDFKKPLPSDNKAPSPSRGNTDMLAQIENNPSIVSDLIKRSQTSIEELKQNIQTKSGSDLFDFILEDIQELKKILFDPQSSAVFMAAINASTWINEKMEEWLGEKNAADTLSQSVPNNITSEMGLALLDVADVIRPYSEIIDYLQQVKDDNFLDELVRFDGGQEARNAFHAFLNKYGMRCAGEIDITKTRWSEKPITLVPMILGNIKNFEPNAGKRKFEQGLCFALEKEQELVDRLKPLPDGEQKAKETKRMIDKIRNFIGYREYPKYGMINRYFVYKQALLKEAEQLVQAGIIHEKEDIYYLTFEEFREAVRANKLDYQVINKQKDEYKLYEKLTPPRVITSDGEIIAGNYKRENLPAEAILGLPVSSGVIEGRVRVILNMEDVDLEDGDILVTSFTDPGWTPLFVSIKGLVTEVGGLMTHGAVIAREYGLPAVVGVENATKLIKDGQRILVNGTEGYIELL